The following proteins come from a genomic window of Girardinichthys multiradiatus isolate DD_20200921_A chromosome 8, DD_fGirMul_XY1, whole genome shotgun sequence:
- the kcnt1a gene encoding potassium channel subfamily T member 2 isoform X1 has product MLQDLYFSLEKHSCQADRPPMQLTEKDDLVNDSTPTAATLKSDRSAGSPAKMCSECYVNQSFVNDDGTVSAHKLRSSPAPLQTNSSRSSGVILDISSLKMEQLESEVPPLPPRFRFRDLLLGDQNFQNDDRVQVEFYVNENTFKERLKLFFIKNQRSSLRIRVFNFCLKLLTCLLYIIRVMTDRPGQGTSGSHSSVQQSTPNGNNKCVDCQWNGSVQDREINWDLIFWVERKAPVWAIQVIVAIISFLETMLLMYLSYKGNIWEQIFQVSFLLEMINTVPFIITIFWPSIKDIFIPVFLNCWLAKCALENMINDVHRAIQRTNSAMFNQVIILICTLLCLVFTGTCGIQHLERAGQNLSLFNSFYFCIVTFSTVGFGDVTPRIWPSQLLVVIMICVALVVLPLQFEELIYLWMERQKSGGNYSRHRAQTEKHVVLCVSTLKIDLLMDFLNEFYAHPRLQDYYVVILCPSEMDLQVRRVLQIPLWSQRVIYLQGSVLKDQDLLRAKMDDAEACFILSSRNEVDRMAADHQTILRAWAVKDFAPNCPLYVQILKPENKFHVKFADQVVCEEEFKYAMLALNCVCPATSTLVTLLVHTSRGREGQQSPEQWQRMYGCCSGNEVYHIRLCDSKFFGEYNGKSFTYASFHAHKKYGVCLIGIKRDDNKSILLNPGPHHIMAATDTCYYINITKEENSAFIFKEEERKGRPTGGIFDGPSQLPVHSIIASMGTVAMDLQNTSPPNVSGGKLVPPTVNGTGSRRPSIAPVQEIADSASILPCDLLGDQSEDDTVFTDEKGRSSTEYVKGYPPNSPYIGSSPTLCHLLAEKAPFCCLRLDQGCMHNSFEDAKAYGFKNKLIIVSAETAGNGLYNFIVPLRAYYRPRKELNPIVLLLDNPPDNHFLEAICCFPMVYYMSGSIDNLDSLLQCGIIYADNLVVVDKESTMSAEEDYMADAKTIVNVQTMFRLFPSLSIITELTHPSNMRFMQFRAKDCYSLALSKLEKKERDKGSNLAFMFRLPFAAGRVFSISMLDTLLYQSFVKDYMILIARLLLGLDTTPGSGFLCAVSHIQCLAKMKITEEDLWIGTYGRLFQKLCSSSAEIPIGLYRTESHIFTTSESQVSMSVDDCEDTKDRGDESRSNDQSDYPMLRKKSMQWARRLSKKSVRWQGGSRDLSKDHAQRIAQQRLNLYRRSEREELSELVRNRMRHLGLPTSGYDDLTNLTASDVMNRVNLGYLQDEQNDHQNTLSYVLINPSHDTRLEINDIVYLIRSDPLAHVPEVRPVHSGSLKERRESSLDTREDIPL; this is encoded by the exons GGTGCAGGTCGAGTTTTACGTAAATGAAAACACCTTCAAGGAGCGTCTGAAgcttttcttcattaaaaaccaAAGATCAA GCCTTAGGATTCGTGTGTTTAACTTCTGCCTGAAGCTGCTAACCTGTCTGCTGTACATCATCCGAGTGATGACAGACAGACCTGgtcagggcaccagtggcagCCACAGCTCGGTGCAACAAAGCACTCCAAATGGCAACAACAAATG TGTCGACTGCCAGTGGAATGGATCAGTGCAGGACAGAGAAATTAACTG GGACTTGATCTTCTGGGTGGAGAGGAAGGCTCCAGTCTGGGCCATTCAA GTGATTGTGGCCATCATTAGTTTCCTGGAGACTATGTTGCTCATGTATCTGAGCTACAAG gggaATATTTGGGAACAGATATTTCAAGTTTCCTTTCTTCTGGAGATGATCAACACAGTTCCCTTCATAATTACG ATCTTCTGGCCTTCAATAAAGGACATTTTCATTCCTGTGTTTCTCAACTGCTGGCTAGCTAAATGTGCATTGGAGAACATGATT AATGATGTCCACAGAGCAATCCAGAGAACAAATTCAGCCATGTTCAACCAGGTCATAATTCTCATCTGCACCCTGCTGTGCCTCGTCTTTACTGG CACATGTGGAATTCAGCACCTGGAGCGAGCGGGCCAGAACCTCTCCCTCTTTAATTCCTTCTACTTCTGCATCGTCACCTTCTCCACTGTCGGCTTTGGAGATGTGACACCGCGCATATGGCCCTCCCAGCTGCTCGTAGTCATCATGATCTGTGTGGCTCTGGTGGTGCTTCCTCTTCAG TTTGAGGAGCTGATCTACCTGTGGATGGAGAGGCAGAAGTCTGGAGGGAACTACAGCCGCCACAGAGCTCAGAcggaaaaacatgtagttttgTGTGTCAGTACACTCAAAATAGACCTGCTCATGGACTTTCTCAATGAATTCTACGCACACCCCAGATTGCAG gatTACTATGTGGTGATCCTATGCCCGAGTGAAATGGACCTTCAGGTGCGAAGAGTCCTGCAGATTCCCCTGTGGTCTCAGAGAGTCATCTATTTGCAAGGGTCTGTTCTCAAAGACCAGGATCTACTCAGAGCAAA AATGGATGACGCAGAGGCTTGTTTCATTCTGAGCAGTCGTAATGAGGTTGATCGAATGGCTGCG GACCACCAGACCATCCTGAGAGCTTGGGCTGTGAAAGACTTTGCTCCAAACTGTCCTCTATATGTCCAGATACTCAAACCTGAAAATAAGTTTCATGTTAAATTTGCAG ATCAGGTTGTGTGCgaggaggagttcaagtacGCCATGTTGGCTCTCAACTGTGTGTGCCCCGCCACTTCCACCTTGGTCACGCTCCTAGTTCACACCTCCCGCGGACG AGAAGGACAGCAGTCTCCGGAGCAGTGGCAGAGGATGTACGGATGTTGCTCTGGCAACGAGGTCTACCACATCCGACTGTGCGACAGCAAGTTCTTTGGAGAGTATAATGGCAAAAGCTTTACGTACGCCTCCTTTCATGCTCACAAGAA GTATGGAGTATGTCTCATCGGCATAAAGAGGGACGACAACAAGAGCATCCTGCTGAACCCTGGTCCACACCACATCATGGCTGCCACAGATACCTGCTACTACATCAACATTACCAAAGAGGAGAACTCAGCCTTCATCTTCaaagaggaggagaggaagggCCGTCCTACTGGAGGAATCTTTGATGGGCCCTCACAGCTTCCTGTGCACAGCATCATTGCAAGCATGG GTACCGTTGCCATGGATCTTCAGAATACAAGTCCACCCAACGTTTCTGGGGGCAAACTGGTCCCGCCTACTGTAAATGGGACAGGCAGCCGCCGACCCAGCATTGCTCCAGTTCAAGAAATTGCTGACTCTGCCTCGATCCTGCCATGTGACCTCCTAGGTGACCAGTCAGAAGATGACACTGTCTTTACAGACGAAAAGGGACGCTCGTCCACTGA GTATGTGAAAGGTTATCCTCCTAACTCTCCATACATTGGGAGCTCGCCCACCTTATGCCATCTGTTGGCTGAAAAAGCACCATTTTGCTGCCTACGACTAGACCAG GGCTGCATGCACAACAGCTTTGAGGATGCTAAGGCTTATGGCTTCAAGAACAAGCTCATCATTGTTTCAGCTGAGACTGCAGGAAATGGTCTCTATAACTTTATAGTGCCTCTCAGAGCTTATTACAGACCTAGGAAGGAGCTGAACCCCATTGTCTTGCTGCTGGATAACCC TCCTGATAATCACTTCCTGGAAGCCATTTGTTGTTTCCCAATGGTGTACTACATGTCTGGGTCCATAGACAA TCTGGACAGCCTGCTCCAGTGTGGTATTATTTATGCTGATAACTTGGTGGTGGTCGATAAAGAGAGTACAATGAGTGCAGAGGAGGACTACATGGCCGACGCCAAAACTATTGTCAATGTACAAACTATGTTcag GCTGTTTCCAAGTCTAAGTATTATCACAGAGCTTACACATCCATCCAACATGAGGTTCATGCAGTTTAGAGCAAAGGACTGCTATTCGCTGGCTCTTTCCAAGCTTGAGAAG AAAGAGCGAGACAAAGGCTCCAACTTGGCCTTTATGTTTCGCCTACCCTTCGCCGCAGGCAGAGTGTTCAGTATCAGCATGTTGGACACCCTCCTCTATCAG TCTTTTGTAAAGGACTACATGATTCTTATTGCTAGACTGCTGCTGGGACTGGACACCACTCCTGGATCAGGATTCCTATGTGCTGTGAGTCacatacaatgccttgcaaag ATGAAAATAACAGAGGAGGATCTTTGGATCGGTACCTACGGGAGACTGTTCCAAAAACTTTGCTCCTCCAGTGCTGAAATTCCCATTGGCCTCTATCGCACAGAGTCTCACATTTTCACCACTTCAGAG TCTCAGGTCTCGATGAGTGTTGACGACTGCGAAGACACAAAAGACAGAGGGGACGAGTCTCGCAGCAATGACCAGTCGGATTACCCCATGCTGAGGAAGAAGAGTATGCAATGGGCACGGCGTCTCAGTAAGAAAAGCGTGAGGTGGCAGGGGGGCAGCCGGGACTTGAGTAAAGACCATGCCCAGCGCATAGCTCAGCAGCGGCTCAACCTCTACAGACGCTCTGAGAGGGAAGAGCTGTCCGAGTTGGTCCGTAACCGCATGAGGCATCTGGGCCTCCCCACGTCAGGATACG ATGATCTGACAAATCTGACAGCCAGTGATGTCATGAATAGAGTCAATTTGGGATACTTACAAG ATGAGCAGAATGACCACCAGAACACTTTGTCTTATGTCCTCATTAACCCTTCTCATGATACCAGGCTGGAGATCAATGATATTGT ATATTTGATTCGTTCTGACCCTCTGGCTCATGTTCCTGAGGTGCGTCCTGTCCACAGCGGCAGCCTGAAAGAGAGACGCGAGTCCAGCTTGGACACCAGAGAGGACATCCCACTTTGA
- the kcnt1a gene encoding potassium channel subfamily T member 1 isoform X3 has protein sequence MDSETIIHTWISPSTGIWTSDPLCSDVGQRVQVEFYVNENTFKERLKLFFIKNQRSSLRIRVFNFCLKLLTCLLYIIRVMTDRPGQGTSGSHSSVQQSTPNGNNKCVDCQWNGSVQDREINWDLIFWVERKAPVWAIQVIVAIISFLETMLLMYLSYKGNIWEQIFQVSFLLEMINTVPFIITIFWPSIKDIFIPVFLNCWLAKCALENMINDVHRAIQRTNSAMFNQVIILICTLLCLVFTGTCGIQHLERAGQNLSLFNSFYFCIVTFSTVGFGDVTPRIWPSQLLVVIMICVALVVLPLQFEELIYLWMERQKSGGNYSRHRAQTEKHVVLCVSTLKIDLLMDFLNEFYAHPRLQDYYVVILCPSEMDLQVRRVLQIPLWSQRVIYLQGSVLKDQDLLRAKMDDAEACFILSSRNEVDRMAADHQTILRAWAVKDFAPNCPLYVQILKPENKFHVKFADQVVCEEEFKYAMLALNCVCPATSTLVTLLVHTSRGREGQQSPEQWQRMYGCCSGNEVYHIRLCDSKFFGEYNGKSFTYASFHAHKKYGVCLIGIKRDDNKSILLNPGPHHIMAATDTCYYINITKEENSAFIFKEEERKGRPTGGIFDGPSQLPVHSIIASMGTVAMDLQNTSPPNVSGGKLVPPTVNGTGSRRPSIAPVQEIADSASILPCDLLGDQSEDDTVFTDEKGRSSTEYVKGYPPNSPYIGSSPTLCHLLAEKAPFCCLRLDQGCMHNSFEDAKAYGFKNKLIIVSAETAGNGLYNFIVPLRAYYRPRKELNPIVLLLDNPPDNHFLEAICCFPMVYYMSGSIDNLDSLLQCGIIYADNLVVVDKESTMSAEEDYMADAKTIVNVQTMFRLFPSLSIITELTHPSNMRFMQFRAKDCYSLALSKLEKKERDKGSNLAFMFRLPFAAGRVFSISMLDTLLYQSFVKDYMILIARLLLGLDTTPGSGFLCAMKITEEDLWIGTYGRLFQKLCSSSAEIPIGLYRTESHIFTTSESQVSMSVDDCEDTKDRGDESRSNDQSDYPMLRKKSMQWARRLSKKSVRWQGGSRDLSKDHAQRIAQQRLNLYRRSEREELSELVRNRMRHLGLPTSGYDDLTNLTASDVMNRVNLGYLQDEQNDHQNTLSYVLINPSHDTRLEINDIVYLIRSDPLAHVPEVRPVHSGSLKERRESSLDTREDIPL, from the exons GGTGCAGGTCGAGTTTTACGTAAATGAAAACACCTTCAAGGAGCGTCTGAAgcttttcttcattaaaaaccaAAGATCAA GCCTTAGGATTCGTGTGTTTAACTTCTGCCTGAAGCTGCTAACCTGTCTGCTGTACATCATCCGAGTGATGACAGACAGACCTGgtcagggcaccagtggcagCCACAGCTCGGTGCAACAAAGCACTCCAAATGGCAACAACAAATG TGTCGACTGCCAGTGGAATGGATCAGTGCAGGACAGAGAAATTAACTG GGACTTGATCTTCTGGGTGGAGAGGAAGGCTCCAGTCTGGGCCATTCAA GTGATTGTGGCCATCATTAGTTTCCTGGAGACTATGTTGCTCATGTATCTGAGCTACAAG gggaATATTTGGGAACAGATATTTCAAGTTTCCTTTCTTCTGGAGATGATCAACACAGTTCCCTTCATAATTACG ATCTTCTGGCCTTCAATAAAGGACATTTTCATTCCTGTGTTTCTCAACTGCTGGCTAGCTAAATGTGCATTGGAGAACATGATT AATGATGTCCACAGAGCAATCCAGAGAACAAATTCAGCCATGTTCAACCAGGTCATAATTCTCATCTGCACCCTGCTGTGCCTCGTCTTTACTGG CACATGTGGAATTCAGCACCTGGAGCGAGCGGGCCAGAACCTCTCCCTCTTTAATTCCTTCTACTTCTGCATCGTCACCTTCTCCACTGTCGGCTTTGGAGATGTGACACCGCGCATATGGCCCTCCCAGCTGCTCGTAGTCATCATGATCTGTGTGGCTCTGGTGGTGCTTCCTCTTCAG TTTGAGGAGCTGATCTACCTGTGGATGGAGAGGCAGAAGTCTGGAGGGAACTACAGCCGCCACAGAGCTCAGAcggaaaaacatgtagttttgTGTGTCAGTACACTCAAAATAGACCTGCTCATGGACTTTCTCAATGAATTCTACGCACACCCCAGATTGCAG gatTACTATGTGGTGATCCTATGCCCGAGTGAAATGGACCTTCAGGTGCGAAGAGTCCTGCAGATTCCCCTGTGGTCTCAGAGAGTCATCTATTTGCAAGGGTCTGTTCTCAAAGACCAGGATCTACTCAGAGCAAA AATGGATGACGCAGAGGCTTGTTTCATTCTGAGCAGTCGTAATGAGGTTGATCGAATGGCTGCG GACCACCAGACCATCCTGAGAGCTTGGGCTGTGAAAGACTTTGCTCCAAACTGTCCTCTATATGTCCAGATACTCAAACCTGAAAATAAGTTTCATGTTAAATTTGCAG ATCAGGTTGTGTGCgaggaggagttcaagtacGCCATGTTGGCTCTCAACTGTGTGTGCCCCGCCACTTCCACCTTGGTCACGCTCCTAGTTCACACCTCCCGCGGACG AGAAGGACAGCAGTCTCCGGAGCAGTGGCAGAGGATGTACGGATGTTGCTCTGGCAACGAGGTCTACCACATCCGACTGTGCGACAGCAAGTTCTTTGGAGAGTATAATGGCAAAAGCTTTACGTACGCCTCCTTTCATGCTCACAAGAA GTATGGAGTATGTCTCATCGGCATAAAGAGGGACGACAACAAGAGCATCCTGCTGAACCCTGGTCCACACCACATCATGGCTGCCACAGATACCTGCTACTACATCAACATTACCAAAGAGGAGAACTCAGCCTTCATCTTCaaagaggaggagaggaagggCCGTCCTACTGGAGGAATCTTTGATGGGCCCTCACAGCTTCCTGTGCACAGCATCATTGCAAGCATGG GTACCGTTGCCATGGATCTTCAGAATACAAGTCCACCCAACGTTTCTGGGGGCAAACTGGTCCCGCCTACTGTAAATGGGACAGGCAGCCGCCGACCCAGCATTGCTCCAGTTCAAGAAATTGCTGACTCTGCCTCGATCCTGCCATGTGACCTCCTAGGTGACCAGTCAGAAGATGACACTGTCTTTACAGACGAAAAGGGACGCTCGTCCACTGA GTATGTGAAAGGTTATCCTCCTAACTCTCCATACATTGGGAGCTCGCCCACCTTATGCCATCTGTTGGCTGAAAAAGCACCATTTTGCTGCCTACGACTAGACCAG GGCTGCATGCACAACAGCTTTGAGGATGCTAAGGCTTATGGCTTCAAGAACAAGCTCATCATTGTTTCAGCTGAGACTGCAGGAAATGGTCTCTATAACTTTATAGTGCCTCTCAGAGCTTATTACAGACCTAGGAAGGAGCTGAACCCCATTGTCTTGCTGCTGGATAACCC TCCTGATAATCACTTCCTGGAAGCCATTTGTTGTTTCCCAATGGTGTACTACATGTCTGGGTCCATAGACAA TCTGGACAGCCTGCTCCAGTGTGGTATTATTTATGCTGATAACTTGGTGGTGGTCGATAAAGAGAGTACAATGAGTGCAGAGGAGGACTACATGGCCGACGCCAAAACTATTGTCAATGTACAAACTATGTTcag GCTGTTTCCAAGTCTAAGTATTATCACAGAGCTTACACATCCATCCAACATGAGGTTCATGCAGTTTAGAGCAAAGGACTGCTATTCGCTGGCTCTTTCCAAGCTTGAGAAG AAAGAGCGAGACAAAGGCTCCAACTTGGCCTTTATGTTTCGCCTACCCTTCGCCGCAGGCAGAGTGTTCAGTATCAGCATGTTGGACACCCTCCTCTATCAG TCTTTTGTAAAGGACTACATGATTCTTATTGCTAGACTGCTGCTGGGACTGGACACCACTCCTGGATCAGGATTCCTATGTGCT ATGAAAATAACAGAGGAGGATCTTTGGATCGGTACCTACGGGAGACTGTTCCAAAAACTTTGCTCCTCCAGTGCTGAAATTCCCATTGGCCTCTATCGCACAGAGTCTCACATTTTCACCACTTCAGAG TCTCAGGTCTCGATGAGTGTTGACGACTGCGAAGACACAAAAGACAGAGGGGACGAGTCTCGCAGCAATGACCAGTCGGATTACCCCATGCTGAGGAAGAAGAGTATGCAATGGGCACGGCGTCTCAGTAAGAAAAGCGTGAGGTGGCAGGGGGGCAGCCGGGACTTGAGTAAAGACCATGCCCAGCGCATAGCTCAGCAGCGGCTCAACCTCTACAGACGCTCTGAGAGGGAAGAGCTGTCCGAGTTGGTCCGTAACCGCATGAGGCATCTGGGCCTCCCCACGTCAGGATACG ATGATCTGACAAATCTGACAGCCAGTGATGTCATGAATAGAGTCAATTTGGGATACTTACAAG ATGAGCAGAATGACCACCAGAACACTTTGTCTTATGTCCTCATTAACCCTTCTCATGATACCAGGCTGGAGATCAATGATATTGT ATATTTGATTCGTTCTGACCCTCTGGCTCATGTTCCTGAGGTGCGTCCTGTCCACAGCGGCAGCCTGAAAGAGAGACGCGAGTCCAGCTTGGACACCAGAGAGGACATCCCACTTTGA